In a genomic window of Bradyrhizobium sp. LLZ17:
- the guaB gene encoding IMP dehydrogenase, protein MATVQQGIREAFTFDDVLLKPGLSDVMPGEVDIRSRVTRAIPLNIPIMASAMDTVTEARMAIAMAQAGGIGVIHRNFDPEGQAAQVRQVKRFESGMVVNPLTISPEATLDDALKLMSDHGISGIPVVTGAAKSIPGKLVGILTNRDVRFATNRQQKISELMTHENLVTVRENVSQDEARRLLHHHRIEKLLVVDEQYRCVGLITVKDMEKAVAHPLACKDGQGRLRVAAATTVGDTGFERTERLIDAGVDLVVVDTAHGHSRHVLHAVNRIKRLSNSVQVVAGNVATAEGTQALIDAGADCIKVGIGPGSICTTRIVAGVGVPQLTAIMDAVEAAKKSDIPVIADGGIKFSGDLAKALAAGADIAMVGSLLAGTDETPGEVFLWQGRSYKAYRGMGSVGAMARGSADRYFQQDIKDTLKLVPEGIEGQVPYKGPVGNVMHQLAGGLRAAMGYVGARDLNELHNKAQFVRITGAGLRESHVHDVTITREAPNYPGGG, encoded by the coding sequence ATGGCCACGGTGCAACAAGGCATCCGCGAAGCCTTTACGTTCGACGACGTGCTGTTGAAGCCGGGCCTGTCGGACGTCATGCCGGGCGAGGTCGATATCCGCTCGCGCGTGACCCGCGCCATCCCGCTCAACATCCCGATCATGGCGTCCGCCATGGATACTGTGACCGAAGCCCGCATGGCGATCGCCATGGCGCAGGCCGGCGGCATCGGCGTCATCCACCGCAATTTCGATCCCGAAGGGCAGGCCGCGCAGGTGCGGCAGGTCAAGCGGTTCGAGTCGGGCATGGTGGTGAATCCGCTCACCATCAGCCCCGAGGCAACGCTCGACGATGCGCTCAAGCTGATGAGCGATCACGGCATCTCCGGCATTCCCGTGGTCACCGGCGCCGCCAAGTCGATACCAGGCAAGCTGGTCGGCATCCTCACCAACCGCGACGTGCGGTTTGCGACCAATCGCCAGCAAAAAATCTCCGAACTGATGACGCACGAAAACCTCGTCACGGTGCGCGAGAATGTCAGTCAGGACGAAGCCAGGCGGTTGCTGCATCACCACCGCATCGAGAAATTGCTGGTCGTCGACGAGCAGTATCGCTGCGTCGGGCTGATCACCGTGAAGGACATGGAGAAGGCGGTCGCTCATCCGCTCGCCTGCAAGGACGGGCAAGGCCGCTTGCGCGTGGCCGCCGCCACCACGGTCGGCGATACCGGTTTCGAGCGCACTGAGCGGCTGATCGATGCCGGCGTCGATCTCGTCGTGGTCGACACCGCGCACGGCCATTCGCGCCACGTGCTGCATGCGGTGAATCGCATCAAGCGCCTGTCCAACTCGGTGCAGGTCGTCGCCGGCAACGTCGCCACCGCCGAGGGTACGCAGGCGCTGATCGATGCGGGCGCTGACTGCATCAAGGTCGGCATCGGGCCGGGCTCGATCTGCACCACGCGCATCGTCGCCGGTGTCGGCGTGCCGCAGCTCACCGCGATCATGGATGCGGTGGAAGCGGCGAAGAAGTCCGACATTCCCGTCATCGCCGACGGCGGCATCAAATTCTCCGGCGATCTGGCCAAGGCGCTCGCCGCCGGCGCCGACATCGCCATGGTCGGCTCGCTGCTCGCCGGCACCGACGAGACGCCCGGCGAAGTCTTCCTGTGGCAGGGCCGTTCCTACAAGGCCTATCGCGGCATGGGCTCGGTCGGCGCGATGGCGCGCGGCTCGGCCGATCGCTACTTCCAGCAGGACATCAAGGACACGCTCAAGCTCGTGCCTGAAGGCATCGAGGGCCAGGTGCCGTACAAGGGCCCGGTCGGCAACGTCATGCACCAGCTCGCCGGCGGCTTGCGCGCAGCGATGGGCTATGTCGGCGCCCGCGATCTGAACGAGCTGCACAACAAGGCGCAGTTCGTCCGCATCACCGGCGCGGGACTGCGCGAAAGCCACGTCCACGACGTCACCATCACGCGCGAGGCGCCGAACTATCCGGGCGGCGGTTAG
- a CDS encoding helix-turn-helix transcriptional regulator: MAKSGAAKSIVQFIRTPAGDDLAVLPRNEYDRLVALAAEAQEDAAASRIVRNSMRALKEGRDVVLPKVVVDRLTAGENAIRVIREWRGMIQDELAAAAGISQNYLSDIENGRRKGPAELQKKFARALGVPVDLLID, encoded by the coding sequence ATGGCTAAATCCGGCGCTGCGAAGAGCATTGTCCAGTTCATCCGAACACCCGCGGGCGATGATCTGGCAGTCCTGCCACGCAACGAGTATGACCGGCTGGTGGCGCTTGCGGCAGAAGCGCAGGAAGATGCCGCCGCAAGCCGGATTGTTCGGAACTCCATGCGCGCTCTGAAAGAAGGCCGCGACGTGGTGCTGCCAAAGGTGGTCGTTGACCGGCTGACCGCAGGAGAGAACGCGATCCGCGTGATCCGCGAATGGCGCGGTATGATTCAGGACGAATTGGCCGCAGCAGCTGGTATCAGTCAGAACTACCTCTCTGACATCGAGAACGGCCGGCGTAAGGGACCTGCCGAGCTACAGAAGAAGTTTGCGCGCGCCTTGGGCGTTCCAGTCGACCTCCTGATCGACTGA
- a CDS encoding type II toxin-antitoxin system RelE/ParE family toxin: MSRRSKGTHGMRLRAGDWRVLFTVRGNTLTVHAVGHRREIYD, from the coding sequence ATGTCAAGGCGCTCCAAGGGGACGCACGGCATGCGGCTCCGCGCTGGCGACTGGCGGGTGCTTTTCACGGTGAGAGGCAACACGCTTACAGTTCACGCCGTTGGGCACCGCCGTGAAATCTATGATTGA
- a CDS encoding MFS transporter has protein sequence MVDKQRIIPLIVATALFMENMDSTVIATSLPAIAADIGTSPLTLKLAITSYLLSLAVFIPASGWTADRFGARMVFAIAVGVFMAGSVGCALSTSVNDFVFARILQGMGGAMMTPVGRLVLLRSVDKSALVNAMAWVTVPAMIGPVIGPPLGGFITTYASWHWIFLINIPIGLLGIFMALRFIDPIKSEEREPFDLYGMVLAGIGLAGIAFGLSVAGLNLLPWSTVAGLVIGGSISMTLYVLHARRTGSPVLDFSLLKLPTLRAAILGGFMFRLGIGALPFLLPLLMQIGFGLSPFKSGLVTFGSSLGAMGMKTLAARIIRAFGFRNLMAVNAIISAVFLAACALFTVTTPLLIIMIILVVGGFFRSLEFTAINTVAYAEVETAQMSRATTLVSVNQQLAVSAGIAVGAASVETTMWLNHVSELDATMFAPAFVVVALTSAASSWFFWQMPGDAGHEISGRKAVEIASRKGAAKSAANAAVKTATEDTQNARDQRLG, from the coding sequence ATGGTCGACAAGCAACGCATCATTCCACTGATCGTGGCCACCGCTCTGTTCATGGAAAACATGGACTCGACGGTGATCGCGACCTCGCTGCCGGCGATCGCGGCCGATATCGGCACCAGCCCGCTGACGCTGAAGCTTGCGATCACCTCCTACCTGCTGTCGCTTGCGGTGTTCATTCCGGCCAGCGGTTGGACCGCGGACCGCTTCGGCGCGCGGATGGTGTTTGCGATCGCGGTCGGCGTCTTCATGGCCGGATCGGTCGGCTGCGCGCTCTCGACCTCGGTGAACGATTTCGTGTTCGCGCGCATCCTCCAGGGCATGGGCGGCGCGATGATGACCCCGGTCGGCCGCCTGGTGCTGCTGCGCTCGGTCGACAAGAGCGCGCTCGTCAATGCGATGGCCTGGGTGACGGTGCCGGCGATGATCGGTCCCGTGATCGGTCCGCCGCTCGGCGGCTTCATCACCACCTATGCGTCCTGGCATTGGATCTTCCTGATCAACATCCCGATCGGGCTGCTCGGCATCTTCATGGCGCTGCGCTTCATCGACCCGATCAAGAGCGAGGAACGCGAGCCGTTCGACCTCTACGGCATGGTGCTGGCGGGCATCGGGCTTGCCGGCATCGCCTTCGGTCTGTCTGTTGCCGGGCTTAATCTGCTGCCGTGGAGCACGGTTGCCGGCCTGGTCATCGGCGGGTCGATCTCGATGACGCTGTATGTGCTGCACGCCCGGCGGACGGGATCGCCGGTGCTGGACTTCTCGCTGCTGAAGCTGCCGACGCTGCGCGCGGCCATTCTTGGCGGTTTCATGTTCCGGCTCGGCATCGGCGCGCTGCCGTTCCTGCTGCCGCTGCTGATGCAGATCGGCTTCGGCCTGTCGCCGTTCAAGTCCGGCCTCGTCACCTTCGGCTCCTCGCTCGGCGCCATGGGCATGAAGACGCTCGCCGCGCGCATCATCCGCGCCTTCGGTTTCCGCAACCTGATGGCGGTGAACGCGATCATCAGCGCGGTTTTCCTCGCCGCCTGCGCGCTGTTCACGGTGACGACGCCGCTGCTCATCATCATGATCATCCTGGTGGTCGGCGGCTTCTTCCGCTCGCTCGAGTTCACCGCGATCAACACGGTCGCCTATGCCGAGGTCGAGACCGCGCAGATGAGCCGCGCCACCACGCTCGTCAGCGTCAACCAGCAGCTCGCGGTCTCGGCCGGCATCGCCGTCGGGGCGGCCTCGGTCGAGACCACGATGTGGCTCAATCATGTCAGCGAGCTCGACGCCACGATGTTCGCGCCGGCCTTCGTCGTGGTCGCGCTGACCTCGGCGGCGTCGAGCTGGTTCTTCTGGCAGATGCCCGGCGACGCCGGCCACGAGATCTCCGGCCGCAAGGCCGTGGAGATCGCGAGCCGCAAAGGCGCGGCCAAGAGCGCGGCGAATGCCGCCGTCAAAACCGCGACCGAGGATACCCAGAACGCGCGGGACCAAAGGTTGGGATAG
- a CDS encoding RlmE family RNA methyltransferase: protein MAKDTTGRLHVQVKTGGKRKLSSKLWLERQLNDPYVVKAKALGYRSRAAFKLLEIDDKYRLLKHGMSVVDLGAAPGGWSQIAAKRVGSVDGKGKVVAIDLLDMPEIAGVDFAQLDFMENDAPEKLNAMLGGGADVVMSDMAANTTGHRKTDQLRIVGLIETAAAFACDVLKPGGAFLAKTFQSGADADLLAQLKRDFATVRHVKPAASRQDSSERYVLATGFRGA from the coding sequence ATGGCCAAGGACACCACCGGCCGCTTGCACGTCCAGGTCAAGACCGGCGGCAAGCGCAAATTGTCGTCGAAGCTCTGGCTGGAGCGGCAGCTCAACGATCCCTATGTCGTCAAGGCCAAGGCTTTGGGCTATCGCTCGCGCGCCGCTTTCAAGCTGCTCGAGATCGACGACAAATACCGGCTGCTGAAACACGGCATGTCCGTGGTCGATCTCGGTGCTGCGCCGGGCGGCTGGAGCCAGATCGCCGCCAAGCGCGTCGGCTCGGTCGACGGCAAGGGCAAGGTCGTCGCGATCGATCTGCTGGACATGCCGGAGATCGCCGGCGTCGACTTCGCGCAGCTCGACTTCATGGAGAACGACGCGCCGGAGAAGCTCAACGCCATGCTCGGGGGCGGCGCCGACGTCGTGATGTCCGACATGGCCGCCAACACCACCGGTCACCGCAAGACGGACCAGCTCCGCATCGTCGGCCTGATCGAGACCGCGGCCGCGTTCGCCTGCGACGTGCTCAAGCCCGGCGGGGCGTTCCTCGCCAAGACGTTCCAGAGCGGTGCCGACGCCGACCTGCTGGCCCAGCTCAAACGCGACTTTGCCACGGTACGTCATGTGAAGCCCGCCGCCAGCCGGCAGGATTCGTCGGAGCGTTACGTGCTGGCGACGGGATTTCGGGGGGCTTGA
- a CDS encoding Ppx/GppA phosphatase family protein, translated as MNDHTRLRDGLAPHGELEGSMAAVALAPEPSVVAQAPGTGVYAALDLGTNNCRLLIACPTHDGFRVVDSFSRIIRLGEGVSATGCISEAAIERAIVALSICRDKINFRKARRLRLIATEACRAASNADGFRSRVAAETGIELEVIDRGTEAALAVLGCSPLVDPRGRGAILFDIGGGSTELVRIERDPQDPEPRIKAWMSIPLGVVTLAEQFGGRDVTPEIYAAMEQEVANHVAPFAEAHGGDLADMHLLGTSGTVTTLAGIHLNLARYDRRRIDSVWMNDSDITATISRLLGMSYEDRANNNCISIERADLVLAGCAILDAIRHAFPLPRLRVADRGLREGMLVEMMREDGALRSW; from the coding sequence ATGAATGACCACACGCGGCTCCGCGACGGCCTTGCGCCGCACGGTGAGCTCGAGGGGTCGATGGCGGCGGTGGCATTGGCCCCCGAACCGTCCGTCGTCGCGCAAGCGCCGGGAACCGGCGTCTATGCGGCGCTCGACCTCGGCACCAACAATTGCCGGCTCCTGATCGCCTGTCCGACCCACGACGGCTTTCGTGTGGTCGATTCCTTCTCACGCATCATCCGGCTCGGCGAGGGTGTCTCGGCGACGGGGTGCATCAGCGAGGCCGCGATCGAGCGTGCCATCGTGGCGCTCAGCATCTGCCGCGACAAGATCAACTTCCGCAAAGCGCGGCGCCTGCGGCTGATCGCCACCGAGGCCTGCCGCGCGGCCTCGAACGCGGACGGGTTCCGCAGCCGGGTGGCGGCCGAGACCGGGATCGAGCTCGAGGTGATCGACCGCGGAACCGAGGCGGCGCTCGCCGTGCTCGGCTGCTCGCCGCTGGTCGACCCGAGGGGACGCGGCGCGATCCTGTTCGATATCGGCGGCGGCTCGACCGAGCTGGTGCGGATCGAGCGCGACCCGCAAGATCCGGAGCCTCGGATCAAGGCCTGGATGTCGATCCCGCTTGGCGTGGTGACGCTCGCCGAGCAGTTCGGCGGCCGCGACGTCACGCCGGAGATCTATGCCGCGATGGAGCAGGAGGTGGCGAACCACGTCGCGCCGTTCGCGGAAGCGCATGGCGGCGATCTTGCCGACATGCATCTGCTCGGCACCTCCGGCACGGTCACGACGCTCGCCGGCATCCACCTCAACCTCGCGCGCTATGACCGCCGCCGGATCGACAGCGTGTGGATGAACGATTCCGACATTACCGCGACCATCAGCAGGCTGCTCGGCATGAGCTACGAGGATCGCGCCAACAACAACTGCATCAGCATCGAGCGTGCCGACCTCGTGCTGGCCGGCTGCGCCATCCTTGATGCGATCCGCCACGCTTTTCCGCTGCCGCGCCTGCGCGTCGCCGACCGCGGCCTGCGCGAGGGCATGCTGGTCGAGATGATGCGCGAGGACGGCGCGCTCAGGAGCTGGTGA